The following proteins come from a genomic window of Trypanosoma brucei gambiense DAL972 chromosome 1, complete sequence:
- a CDS encoding chaperone protein DNAj, putative, whose amino-acid sequence MAHISVTDTHFRVLGIPRGCDETALRKAFRQKALNLHPDRNPNGADEFKKVNEAYEALQQHFRRNGGRDVLPHAPPSNAGTGFQYARQAREPPCHFTEEELFGCSPGGFSHERRGYGAKCYARFGGRRWQASGNSGDNNVGGGIDLDGGSMPFGGFPVGSKEEHQRVDERWRQAHGRRVPVSGYSYARGGAASCHARSHPFSHNHNQQQQQQQQRPPQSSSPPFNGASGSPMTEPKPNGGEKARGTGEGSSSAGGGGGGAAGSNDKSYTHASSSPPSYDGSYTQQPNEKRMSSDELYREWERLMREFDSKTSATGGAFRDPCEWEWDNSDTSVVSDGEDSQDTDDDDNDDDDNDDDDNDEENYVVNKKKHPASSSSRRARTCSSRFSERNRLNETHMRSIIEEKIQLKKILFTQRYTPDPADVALMSDNEVYVLCEVLRDVEQRMQKVLVGRLTKGLCSRCMKAPKMQGSKLFTCGHASVCSECACTCAVCPICAATSRR is encoded by the coding sequence ATGGCTCATATATCCGTTACTGACACCCATTTCCGTGTCCTGGGAATTCCACGTGGTTGTGATGAGACGGCGCTGCGCAAAGCCTTCCGACAGAAGGCCCTCAATCTTCACCCCGATAGGAATCCAAATGGCGCGGATGAGTTTAAGAAAGTAAATGAAGCGTACGAGGCCTTGCAGCAGCATTTCCGTCGTAATGGAGGCCGTGATGTGTTACCTCATGCACCACCCTCCAATGCAGGCACCGGCTTTCAATACGCCCGACAGGCGCGGGAACCGCCGTGCCACTTCACAGAGGAGGAACTGTTTGGATGTTCCCCCGGTGGTTTCTCCCATGAGCGTCGGGGTTACGGGGCGAAATGTTATGCGCGGTTTGGTGGAAGACGGTGGCAAGCCAGCGGCAACAGCGGTGATAACAACGTCGGTGGTGGTATCGATTTAGACGGCGGCTCCATGCCTTTTGGGGGTTTTCCTGTTGGATCAAAGGAGGAGCATCAACGCGTGGATGAGCGTTGGCGTCAAGCCCATGGCAGGCGAGTACCTGTCAGCGGTTATTCTTACGCCCGTGGTGGTGCTGCCTCATGCCACGCGAGGTCTCACCCATTTTCTCATAATCataatcaacaacagcaacaacaacaacagcggccACCACAATCCTCTTCACCTCCATTTAATGGTGCAAGTGGAAGTCCAATGACAGAACCCAAACCAAATGGAGGTGAGAAAGCGAGAGGAACAGGGGAgggaagcagcagcgctggtggtggtggtggtggtgccgcaGGCAGCAATGACAAAAGTTACACTCATGCAAGCAGCAGCCCTCCTTCTTATGACGGGTCTTATACTCAACAACCTAATGAGAAGAGGATGAGCAGCGATGAGTTGTATCGGGAATGGGAGCGACTCATGCGAGAATTTGATAGCAAAACATCCGCAACAGGTGGAGCATTCCGCGACCCATGTGAATGGGAATGGGACAACAGCGATACTAGCGTCGTCAGTGATGGTGAAGATAGTCAAGACacggatgatgatgataatgatgatgatgataatgatgatgatgataatgatgaggAGAATTATGTTGTtaacaagaagaaacacCCCGCTTCTTCAAGTAGCCGCCGGGCGAGGACGTGCTCTAGTCGCTTTAGTGAGCGTAACAGGTTGAATGAAACCCACATGCGTAGTATCATTGAGGAGAAGATTCAGTTAAAAAAGATACTTTTCACCCAACGTTACACTCCGGATCCTGCGGATGTGGCGCTAATGAGCGATAATGAAGTTTATGTATTATGCGAGGTGCTTCGTGATGTGGAGCAGCGTATGCAAAAGGTGCTTGTAGGGCGCCTGACTAAAGGTCTTTGTAGCCGCTGCATGAAGGCTCCGAAGATGCAGGGCTCAAAATTATTCACTTGTGGTCACGCATCCGTTTGTTCTGAGTGCGCATGCACGTGCGCGGTATGCCCCATTTGTGCGGCTACGAGTCGTCGTTAA